In one window of Desulfuromonas sp. DNA:
- a CDS encoding monovalent cation:proton antiporter family protein, translating to MTDLSFLNDLLILFGMALANAFLFARLKQSPMVGYLATGILIGPYGLHLIEGVHEVEVMAEIGVILLLFTIGLEFSFSRILRIKGLLLRCGTVQVLLTALIVFAGARLAGLPYETAGALGMALALSSTAIVLKLLLEGGEIDTAHGRTCLAILLFQDLMVIFFLVALPLLGGQTEGISTLGLAKAAALMGGLFLFSRYGLQPLLRGIIRTRSPELFRLTVLALVLGTAWVTAAAGLSLALGAFLAGLALAESDYSHQVLSDVVPFRDTFLALFFISMGMLVDVRVLAEQWPLVLGLCALLCLIKIITGTAAALVTRYPLRAALLCGLIIFQVGEFSFVLMRQALHLGLLDEPIYQMTLAVIALSMVATPLLMPRAPAIAARIAGLFGRPAGETSPEVRERTGNLEGHVIIAGYGLSGRNIGKVLRQMHLPAVHLEMNGEAVRRASKAGEFVVYGDATSPTLLQEVGIMRARAPVLAINDPSALARAIRAARDLNPELYILARTRFVAELDYLTSLGADEVVPDELEASLQLSAFLLRRFSVPEGQTLKVLAHLRQEHYQDLRTPASPPANLSGYLSVLEGGKVEFQAVPDDSPCLHRSLAEIDLRRQTGVTVVGVIRHERTIYGPGPGLHLEPGDTLMLIGEPEDVLQARELLHGHPL from the coding sequence ATGACCGACCTCTCGTTCCTCAATGACCTGCTGATCCTCTTCGGCATGGCCCTCGCCAACGCCTTCCTCTTCGCCCGCCTGAAGCAGTCGCCCATGGTCGGCTACCTGGCCACCGGCATTCTGATCGGACCCTACGGCCTGCACCTCATCGAGGGCGTCCACGAGGTGGAAGTGATGGCCGAAATCGGTGTCATCCTGCTGCTGTTTACCATCGGGCTGGAATTCTCTTTTTCCCGCATCCTGCGCATCAAGGGCCTGCTGCTGCGCTGCGGCACGGTGCAGGTCCTGCTCACCGCCCTGATCGTATTCGCCGGCGCCCGCCTGGCCGGGCTGCCCTACGAAACGGCCGGCGCCCTCGGCATGGCCCTGGCTCTCTCCTCCACAGCCATCGTCCTCAAGCTCCTTCTGGAGGGGGGTGAAATCGACACAGCACACGGCCGCACCTGCCTGGCCATCCTCCTCTTCCAAGACCTGATGGTGATCTTCTTCCTCGTCGCCCTGCCCCTGCTCGGGGGCCAGACCGAGGGCATTTCCACCCTCGGCCTGGCCAAGGCGGCGGCCCTCATGGGAGGGCTGTTCCTCTTCTCCAGGTACGGGCTCCAACCCCTCTTGCGGGGCATCATCCGCACCCGGTCGCCGGAGCTTTTCCGCCTCACGGTGCTGGCCCTGGTCCTCGGCACCGCCTGGGTAACCGCCGCCGCCGGACTCTCCCTCGCCCTCGGAGCGTTCCTGGCCGGCCTGGCGCTGGCCGAGTCCGACTACTCGCACCAGGTCCTGTCCGACGTCGTCCCCTTCAGGGACACCTTCCTGGCCCTCTTCTTCATCTCCATGGGAATGCTGGTCGACGTGCGGGTCCTGGCCGAGCAATGGCCGCTGGTCCTGGGCCTCTGCGCCCTGCTGTGCCTGATCAAGATCATCACCGGCACGGCCGCCGCTTTGGTCACCCGCTACCCCCTGCGGGCCGCCCTGCTCTGCGGACTGATCATCTTCCAGGTCGGGGAATTTTCCTTCGTTCTCATGCGGCAGGCCCTGCACCTGGGGCTGCTCGACGAGCCGATCTACCAGATGACCCTGGCGGTCATCGCCCTCTCCATGGTCGCCACCCCCCTGCTGATGCCCCGCGCCCCCGCCATCGCCGCCCGCATCGCGGGGCTTTTCGGCCGCCCCGCCGGGGAAACCTCCCCCGAGGTCAGGGAACGCACGGGCAACCTCGAGGGCCACGTCATCATCGCCGGATACGGCCTCTCGGGACGCAACATCGGAAAAGTCCTGCGCCAGATGCACCTGCCGGCGGTCCACCTTGAGATGAACGGCGAGGCGGTGCGCCGGGCGAGCAAAGCCGGGGAGTTCGTCGTCTACGGCGACGCCACCAGTCCAACCCTGCTCCAGGAGGTCGGCATCATGAGGGCCAGGGCCCCGGTGCTCGCCATCAACGACCCCTCGGCCCTGGCCCGGGCGATCCGGGCCGCCCGGGACCTCAACCCCGAACTCTATATCCTCGCCCGCACGCGCTTCGTCGCGGAACTCGACTACCTCACCTCCCTCGGCGCCGACGAGGTGGTCCCCGACGAGTTAGAGGCCAGCCTACAGCTCAGCGCCTTTCTGCTGCGCCGCTTCTCCGTCCCCGAAGGGCAGACCCTGAAGGTCCTGGCGCACCTGCGCCAGGAACACTACCAGGACCTGCGTACCCCCGCCTCCCCGCCCGCCAACCTCTCCGGCTATCTCTCGGTGCTGGAGGGGGGCAAGGTCGAGTTCCAGGCCGTTCCCGACGACTCGCCCTGCCTGCACCGCTCCCTGGCCGAAATCGACCTGCGCCGCCAGACCGGGGTCACGGTGGTCGGCGTCATCCGCCACGAGCGAACCATCTACGGCCCCGGCCCCGGACTCCACCTGGAGCCCGGCGACACCCTCATGCTGATCGGCGAACCTGAGGACGTCCTCCAGGCGCGGGAACTGCTCCACGGCCACCCCCTCTGA
- a CDS encoding response regulator — translation MKNIVAWLEEVEEEAAALYTLAAEVFAGEARVAAFFTGLAEEDSWHRQLVRTAGAALEGRDTETAIVAIDEPTRDSVDGQMRRAKGRLAEGKMPLEELLQIMIAVEFSEWNEIFLYAMSTLRGRGGHLLAAATEIDRHKEQISAFLASLPEGGRFMDTIARMPQVSGTRILIVERDPAAARVLQAVLATLGETEIVESIPEGLERVGLERYDVVLSDLDPDQSEGLEFYQQAVGIDPNLKYRFVFLTAQSQQDPPAIEEGAASGLRKPAVVSALRGAVAGVAQRRRILH, via the coding sequence ATGAAAAACATCGTCGCCTGGCTTGAGGAGGTCGAAGAGGAAGCCGCCGCCCTCTACACTCTGGCCGCCGAAGTCTTCGCAGGAGAAGCCCGGGTCGCCGCCTTCTTCACCGGGCTGGCCGAGGAGGATAGCTGGCACCGGCAGCTGGTGCGCACCGCGGGCGCGGCCCTCGAGGGCCGGGACACCGAGACCGCCATCGTCGCCATCGACGAGCCGACCCGGGACAGCGTCGACGGCCAGATGCGCCGCGCCAAAGGGCGCCTGGCAGAGGGGAAAATGCCCCTCGAGGAGCTTCTGCAGATCATGATCGCCGTCGAGTTCTCCGAGTGGAACGAAATTTTCCTCTACGCCATGAGCACCCTGCGCGGCCGGGGCGGCCATCTTCTGGCTGCGGCCACCGAAATCGACCGGCACAAGGAGCAGATCTCCGCCTTTCTCGCCTCCCTGCCCGAAGGCGGGCGCTTCATGGACACTATCGCCCGCATGCCGCAGGTCTCCGGGACCCGCATCCTTATTGTCGAAAGGGACCCTGCAGCGGCCCGGGTGCTGCAGGCGGTTCTCGCCACCCTGGGCGAAACCGAGATCGTCGAGAGCATCCCCGAGGGGCTCGAGCGGGTCGGGCTGGAGCGCTACGACGTGGTCCTCTCCGACCTCGACCCGGACCAGAGCGAGGGACTCGAATTCTACCAGCAAGCCGTCGGCATCGACCCGAACCTGAAGTACCGCTTCGTCTTCCTGACCGCTCAAAGCCAACAAGACCCCCCGGCAATCGAGGAGGGCGCCGCCAGCGGGTTGCGCAAGCCGGCCGTGGTCAGCGCACTGCGCGGGGCGGTGGCGGGCGTCGCCCAGCGACGCCGCATCCTGCACTGA
- a CDS encoding outer membrane beta-barrel protein — protein sequence MIRRLALPLGVLCLTLFAAPALAGEEGPYIGAHFGALLLDEAENTGRGDSFHLDFDPGTLYGGAFGYDLGENHPRIGRGRVELEVSSGQSDLKEAHFLDGKVDAEGDISALSFMLNTVGESRNDSAWTPFIGFGFGYALVSLNNARASGQPLADDEDGVFAWQALAGISLAMHRLVNLDFAYRYFSAVEPELKDATGETFESEYSSHRLSLGLRVGF from the coding sequence ATGATCAGAAGACTCGCGCTGCCGCTGGGCGTTCTCTGCCTGACCCTGTTCGCCGCCCCCGCCCTGGCGGGCGAGGAGGGACCCTATATCGGGGCCCATTTCGGTGCCCTGCTCCTCGACGAGGCTGAAAACACGGGGAGAGGCGACTCTTTCCACCTCGATTTCGATCCAGGAACCCTCTACGGAGGAGCCTTCGGCTACGACCTCGGGGAGAACCACCCCCGGATCGGACGCGGCCGGGTCGAACTGGAAGTCAGTTCTGGCCAGAGCGACCTCAAGGAGGCCCACTTCCTGGACGGCAAGGTCGATGCCGAAGGAGACATCTCGGCTCTCTCCTTCATGCTCAACACGGTCGGAGAAAGCCGCAACGACTCGGCCTGGACCCCCTTCATCGGCTTCGGATTCGGCTACGCCCTCGTTTCCCTCAACAACGCCCGGGCCTCCGGACAGCCCCTGGCGGACGACGAGGACGGGGTCTTCGCCTGGCAGGCCCTGGCCGGGATCAGCCTGGCCATGCACCGCCTCGTTAACCTCGACTTCGCTTACCGCTACTTCTCCGCCGTGGAGCCCGAGTTAAAAGACGCCACCGGGGAAACGTTCGAATCAGAGTATTCCAGCCACAGACTCTCTCTCGGCCTGCGGGTCGGGTTCTGA
- a CDS encoding Ig-like domain-containing protein — protein sequence MKRLLAALCLIILAAIAGCSEDDDPTRPNDFAVLTSLAIGSENLFVAGGTTNQFTATGNFSGAFTRDLTAEVVWNSSDPTLLSVSNSPETAGLGQALAPGTVTVSAETEGLSTQLTFIVTDAALASLTVSPDQADVTAGLNVQFEATGTFDDGSAQELRRDVNWSSADAAVATISNATGNEGLATGVAEGSTAIIAAFAGLSAEAGLIVSAAVLDSIAITPVDPELAADTSLELTATGTFSDGSTSDLTEEVLWSSDDESIATVSNDAGDEGLARGLSAGDATIEAEFQDIIAEADLSVTDALLEEIEIEPEDPTIEVGARQQFTATGTFSDNTTQDITRDANWSSDDEDVATVSNDSDSKGLARGLDEGEAFIEASKSGISASTELTVE from the coding sequence ATGAAACGTTTGTTGGCGGCCCTGTGCCTGATAATCCTGGCGGCAATCGCGGGCTGCAGCGAAGACGACGACCCAACCCGGCCTAACGATTTCGCAGTCCTGACCTCTCTGGCCATCGGTTCAGAAAACCTCTTCGTCGCCGGCGGCACCACCAACCAGTTCACCGCCACCGGCAACTTTTCCGGCGCCTTTACCCGGGACCTGACCGCCGAAGTCGTCTGGAACTCTTCCGACCCGACCCTGCTCTCCGTCAGCAACAGCCCTGAGACGGCGGGACTGGGCCAGGCCCTCGCACCCGGCACGGTCACGGTCAGCGCCGAGACGGAGGGGCTGAGCACTCAGCTGACCTTCATCGTCACCGACGCCGCACTGGCCTCCCTCACCGTCTCGCCAGACCAGGCCGACGTCACGGCTGGTCTGAACGTCCAGTTCGAGGCCACCGGAACCTTCGATGACGGATCGGCCCAGGAACTCCGCCGGGACGTCAACTGGTCATCCGCCGACGCGGCGGTGGCCACGATCAGCAACGCCACCGGCAACGAAGGCCTGGCCACCGGGGTCGCCGAAGGGTCCACGGCGATCATCGCCGCCTTCGCGGGCCTCAGCGCCGAAGCCGGCCTGATCGTAAGCGCCGCCGTTCTCGATTCGATCGCCATCACCCCCGTCGACCCGGAGCTCGCCGCCGACACCAGCCTGGAACTGACCGCCACCGGGACTTTTTCCGACGGCTCCACCTCCGACCTCACCGAGGAGGTGCTGTGGTCGAGCGATGACGAATCGATCGCCACGGTCAGCAACGATGCCGGCGACGAAGGCCTGGCCCGAGGCCTCTCGGCCGGGGACGCCACCATCGAAGCCGAGTTCCAGGACATCATCGCGGAGGCCGACCTGTCCGTCACCGACGCCTTGCTCGAGGAGATCGAGATCGAACCGGAGGATCCGACCATCGAGGTCGGCGCCCGTCAGCAGTTCACCGCCACAGGGACCTTCTCCGACAACACCACCCAGGACATCACCCGGGACGCGAACTGGAGTTCGGACGACGAAGATGTCGCCACGGTCAGCAACGACAGCGACAGCAAGGGGCTGGCCCGGGGACTGGACGAGGGAGAAGCATTCATCGAGGCCTCCAAGAGCGGAATCAGCGCCTCGACCGAACTCACCGTCGAATAA
- a CDS encoding lytic transglycosylase domain-containing protein, whose translation MGPGRSALLGLLFLLTVLLPARGEAFCFEEAGEMYDVPPGLLWAIAKVESGFDPLAVCVNRNGSVDFGVMQINSCWEGQIDPQTWDNLEDPCTNVKVGARILAECIDRLGYTWEGIGCYNAISTDKRAAYARKVLDVVQQMRQQTARQNDQP comes from the coding sequence ATGGGCCCCGGACGATCCGCCCTTCTGGGACTGCTGTTTCTGCTGACGGTCCTTCTTCCGGCTCGCGGCGAGGCCTTCTGCTTCGAAGAGGCCGGCGAGATGTACGACGTCCCCCCCGGCCTGCTCTGGGCCATCGCCAAGGTCGAGTCGGGATTCGACCCTCTCGCAGTCTGCGTCAACCGCAACGGCTCGGTCGATTTCGGAGTGATGCAGATCAACTCCTGCTGGGAGGGGCAGATCGATCCCCAGACCTGGGACAACCTGGAAGACCCCTGCACCAACGTCAAGGTCGGCGCCCGGATCCTCGCCGAGTGCATCGACCGGCTCGGCTACACCTGGGAGGGGATCGGCTGCTACAACGCGATCAGCACCGACAAGCGGGCCGCCTATGCCCGCAAAGTGCTCGACGTGGTGCAGCAGATGCGCCAGCAAACCGCCCGCCAGAACGACCAGCCGTAA
- the hflC gene encoding protease modulator HflC gives MKKPFLIVIIFALILIAKGGLFVIGEGEQALVTQFGKPVGGVSLAGLHFKIPLIQDVHRFERRIMKWDGDPNQIPTKDKKYIWVDTTARWRISDPLLYFKTVATEAGGQSRLDDIIDSVVRDAVSGHLLVEMVRGWDYKAPEGAREEIEVEGETIAPSSLAGREEILNGILEKARASTPEYGIDLIDVQIKRINYVEQVRQRVYERMISERKKVAAEYRSEGEGEKADILGQMQKELKTIESEAYRQSVEIRGQADAEAASIYADAYGKDPELYAFLRTLEAYRKAVGENARLVLSTDSEFYRFLSEAR, from the coding sequence ATGAAAAAGCCGTTTCTGATCGTTATCATATTCGCCCTGATTCTGATAGCCAAGGGAGGGCTCTTCGTCATCGGCGAAGGGGAGCAGGCCCTGGTGACCCAGTTCGGCAAGCCGGTCGGCGGGGTGAGCCTGGCCGGGCTGCACTTCAAAATCCCCCTGATCCAGGACGTGCACCGCTTCGAGCGCCGCATCATGAAATGGGACGGCGACCCCAACCAGATTCCGACCAAGGACAAAAAGTACATCTGGGTCGACACCACCGCCCGCTGGCGCATCTCCGACCCGTTGCTCTACTTCAAGACCGTGGCCACCGAGGCGGGAGGCCAGAGCCGCCTGGACGACATCATTGACTCGGTGGTGCGCGACGCGGTCTCCGGCCACCTCCTGGTGGAAATGGTCCGGGGCTGGGACTACAAGGCTCCCGAAGGGGCCAGAGAAGAGATCGAGGTCGAGGGGGAGACCATCGCCCCCTCCTCCCTCGCCGGCCGGGAGGAGATCCTCAACGGCATCCTCGAGAAGGCCCGGGCCAGCACCCCCGAGTACGGCATCGACCTCATCGACGTGCAGATCAAGCGCATCAACTACGTCGAACAGGTCCGCCAGCGGGTCTACGAGCGGATGATTTCCGAGCGCAAGAAGGTGGCCGCCGAGTACCGCTCCGAGGGGGAGGGGGAAAAGGCCGACATCCTCGGCCAGATGCAGAAGGAACTCAAGACGATCGAGTCGGAGGCCTACCGCCAGAGCGTGGAGATTCGCGGACAGGCCGACGCCGAAGCCGCCTCCATCTACGCCGACGCCTACGGAAAGGATCCCGAGCTCTACGCCTTTTTGCGCACCCTCGAGGCCTACCGCAAGGCGGTGGGGGAGAACGCCCGCCTGGTCCTCTCCACAGACTCGGAGTTCTACCGATTCCTGAGCGAGGCCCGCTAA
- the hflK gene encoding FtsH protease activity modulator HflK: MNDWQSGSSGDQLEDKVVDMVKRMKDGKGPPPKALLLFLLLALLVFGISGSFYKVDTEETGVVLRFGHFSGFAEPGLHFKLPLGIDRVYLVPTGRVLKEEFGFRTVSPGVRSSYTKRGLEEESLTLTGDLNVSDVEWIVQYQVADPHKFLFRVKDPRQTIRDISEAVVRRVVGNSNVTEVLTTERALLAGAIEKDLQSILNEYDIGVRIVTVKFQDVNPPDPVKAAFNEVNEAEQQKESLIFQAREQYNREVPKARGVARSRILQAEGYAVERINQAKVETSRFTALLGEYRKAPEVTRKRLYLETLEEILPRLEEIYVMDDAGTGALPLLPLRTERKGESK; encoded by the coding sequence ATGAACGATTGGCAATCAGGCAGCAGCGGCGACCAGCTGGAAGACAAGGTCGTCGATATGGTCAAGCGGATGAAGGACGGCAAGGGGCCGCCGCCGAAAGCACTGCTCCTCTTTCTGCTTCTGGCGCTGCTCGTCTTCGGCATCAGCGGCAGCTTCTACAAGGTGGATACCGAGGAGACCGGGGTGGTGCTTCGCTTCGGCCACTTCAGCGGCTTCGCAGAGCCGGGCCTTCACTTCAAGCTCCCCCTCGGCATCGATCGGGTCTACCTGGTCCCGACCGGCCGGGTGCTCAAGGAGGAGTTCGGCTTCCGCACCGTCTCTCCCGGAGTGCGTTCCTCCTACACCAAGCGCGGCCTCGAAGAGGAATCCCTGACCCTGACCGGGGACCTCAACGTCAGCGACGTGGAGTGGATCGTCCAATACCAGGTCGCCGACCCTCACAAGTTCCTGTTCCGCGTCAAGGATCCCCGGCAGACGATCCGCGACATCTCCGAAGCGGTGGTGCGCAGGGTGGTCGGCAACTCGAACGTCACCGAAGTGCTGACAACCGAGCGGGCCCTGCTGGCCGGTGCGATAGAGAAGGATCTGCAGTCGATCCTCAACGAGTACGATATCGGGGTACGCATCGTCACCGTCAAGTTCCAGGACGTCAACCCCCCCGACCCGGTCAAGGCCGCCTTCAACGAGGTCAACGAGGCCGAGCAGCAGAAGGAGAGCCTCATCTTCCAGGCCCGCGAGCAGTACAACCGCGAGGTTCCCAAGGCCCGCGGCGTCGCCCGCAGCCGCATCCTCCAGGCCGAAGGCTACGCCGTGGAGCGGATCAACCAGGCCAAGGTGGAGACGAGCCGCTTTACCGCCCTGCTGGGGGAATACCGCAAAGCCCCCGAGGTGACCCGCAAACGCCTCTACCTTGAGACCCTCGAGGAAATCCTGCCGCGCCTCGAAGAAATCTACGTCATGGACGATGCCGGGACGGGCGCCCTGCCCCTGCTCCCCCTGCGAACCGAGAGAAAGGGAGAGAGCAAATGA
- a CDS encoding ATP-dependent Clp protease adaptor ClpS, whose product MPSGETGVQEESRTRTARPPLFKVLLHNDDYTSMEFVVQVLETVFRKSPPEANRIMLNIHVKGMGVCGIYPHEIAETKAVRVRSLAKEEGFPLRCTLEEA is encoded by the coding sequence TTGCCATCCGGGGAGACCGGGGTCCAGGAAGAGAGCCGGACCCGGACCGCCAGGCCCCCTCTATTCAAAGTGCTGTTGCACAACGACGATTACACGAGCATGGAGTTCGTGGTGCAGGTGCTGGAGACCGTCTTCCGAAAGTCCCCCCCCGAGGCCAACCGGATCATGCTCAATATTCATGTCAAGGGGATGGGGGTTTGCGGAATCTACCCCCACGAGATCGCCGAGACCAAGGCGGTCCGGGTCAGGTCCCTGGCCAAGGAAGAGGGCTTTCCCCTGCGCTGCACCCTGGAAGAGGCCTGA
- the clpA gene encoding ATP-dependent Clp protease ATP-binding subunit ClpA: MFTEEVQIAFSLAVREAQRRHHEYLTTEHVLYAMLFEEQGQDVIRSCGGDLEALRGTLEDYFSEHLESVPGESQEQVPEQTVGLQRMLQRTVMHMQAASKKNITVGDVLAAMLEEANSHAAHFLQGQGISRLDVLDYISHGVAKVAGPEEERPSPGEKEGQEDAKGAPARDPLASYTVNLLERAAAGKIDPLIGRSAELERTVQVLCRRRKNNPIYVGEPGVGKTAIAEGLALMLHEGKVPDALGESEIFALDMGALLAGTKYRGDFEERLKAVMASLAKKPGAILLIDEIHTIVGAGATSGGSLDASNILKPVLAMGELRCIGSTTYEEYKNLFDKDRALSRRFQKIDVLEPSVEETVEILQGLKSRYEDHHGVRYGEAALRAAAELSARHITSRHLPYKAIDVLDEVGAYLRLRPGAKKTVGVAEVEKVVARMARIPARSVSRSDRRRLKSLDRDLKRMVFGQDAAIEAMCRSILRARAGLGDPEKPVGSFLFTGPTGVGKTEVARQLAAQMGVEFLRFDMSEYMEKHSVARLIGAPPGYVGFEQGGLLTDAVVKHPYSVLLLDEIEKAHPDLFSILLQVMDHGTLTDNNGKRADFRNVVLIMTSNAGAREMSTSLIGFGDSPPSSPKQAVEKTFSPEFRNRLDAVIPFSHLSEEVMVQVVDKFVAELRGRLQEKKVELVLSPAARRDLARRGYDPVFGARPLARLIQAEIGDAVASEILFGRLDGGGRVRIGLRGGRLELNYD; this comes from the coding sequence ATGTTTACCGAGGAAGTTCAGATCGCTTTTTCCCTCGCCGTGCGGGAGGCCCAGCGCCGCCACCACGAGTACCTTACCACCGAGCACGTCCTTTACGCCATGCTTTTCGAGGAACAGGGGCAGGACGTCATTCGCAGTTGCGGCGGCGATCTCGAGGCCCTGCGCGGCACCCTCGAGGATTACTTCTCCGAGCATCTCGAGAGCGTCCCGGGGGAGAGCCAGGAGCAGGTTCCGGAGCAGACCGTCGGGCTGCAGCGGATGCTGCAGCGCACGGTGATGCACATGCAGGCCGCCAGCAAGAAGAACATCACCGTGGGAGACGTTCTCGCGGCGATGCTCGAGGAGGCGAACAGCCACGCGGCCCATTTTCTCCAGGGCCAGGGGATCAGTCGGCTCGACGTGCTCGACTACATCTCTCACGGGGTGGCCAAGGTCGCCGGCCCGGAGGAGGAACGCCCCTCCCCGGGGGAGAAGGAAGGGCAGGAAGACGCCAAGGGCGCCCCGGCCCGCGACCCCCTTGCCTCTTATACCGTCAACCTGCTGGAGCGCGCCGCCGCCGGGAAGATCGACCCCCTCATCGGCCGCAGCGCGGAGCTGGAGCGGACCGTCCAGGTGCTGTGCCGCAGGCGCAAGAACAACCCGATCTACGTCGGCGAGCCGGGGGTCGGCAAGACCGCCATCGCCGAGGGCCTGGCCCTGATGCTTCACGAGGGGAAAGTGCCCGATGCCCTCGGCGAGAGCGAGATCTTCGCCCTGGACATGGGGGCGCTGCTGGCCGGGACCAAGTACCGGGGCGATTTCGAGGAGCGGCTCAAGGCGGTTATGGCCTCCCTCGCCAAGAAGCCCGGGGCGATCCTGCTCATCGACGAGATCCACACCATCGTAGGGGCCGGCGCCACCAGCGGGGGCTCTCTCGACGCCTCCAACATCCTCAAGCCGGTCCTGGCCATGGGAGAGCTGCGGTGCATCGGCTCCACCACCTACGAAGAGTATAAGAACCTGTTCGACAAAGACCGTGCTCTCTCCCGGCGCTTCCAGAAGATCGACGTCCTGGAGCCGAGCGTGGAGGAAACGGTGGAGATCCTTCAGGGGCTCAAGAGCCGCTACGAGGATCATCACGGGGTGCGCTACGGCGAGGCGGCCCTGCGCGCCGCCGCCGAACTCTCCGCCCGGCACATCACCTCCCGACACCTGCCGTACAAGGCGATCGACGTGCTCGACGAGGTCGGGGCCTACCTGCGCCTGCGCCCGGGGGCCAAGAAGACCGTCGGGGTGGCCGAGGTGGAAAAGGTGGTGGCGAGGATGGCCCGGATTCCGGCCCGCAGCGTCTCGCGCTCCGACCGGAGGCGCCTGAAAAGCCTCGACCGCGACCTCAAGCGGATGGTGTTCGGCCAGGACGCCGCCATCGAGGCCATGTGCCGCTCGATTCTCCGCGCCCGGGCGGGCCTGGGGGATCCGGAGAAGCCTGTAGGCTCATTCCTCTTTACCGGCCCGACCGGTGTCGGCAAGACCGAGGTGGCGCGCCAGCTGGCGGCCCAGATGGGGGTGGAGTTCCTGCGCTTCGACATGAGCGAGTACATGGAGAAGCACTCGGTGGCCCGCCTGATCGGGGCGCCTCCCGGGTATGTCGGTTTCGAGCAGGGGGGGCTTCTCACCGACGCGGTGGTCAAGCACCCCTACAGCGTTCTTCTGCTCGACGAGATCGAGAAGGCTCACCCCGACCTGTTCAGCATCCTGCTCCAGGTCATGGATCACGGCACCCTGACCGACAACAACGGCAAGCGGGCCGACTTCCGCAACGTGGTGCTGATCATGACCAGCAACGCCGGCGCCCGGGAAATGAGCACCAGCCTCATCGGCTTCGGCGACAGCCCTCCGTCCTCGCCGAAGCAGGCCGTGGAGAAAACCTTCTCCCCCGAGTTCCGCAACCGCCTCGACGCCGTCATCCCTTTCTCTCACCTTAGCGAGGAGGTCATGGTGCAGGTGGTGGACAAGTTTGTCGCCGAGCTGCGCGGGCGCCTTCAGGAAAAAAAGGTTGAGTTGGTCCTGTCCCCCGCCGCCCGCCGCGACCTGGCCCGGAGGGGCTACGACCCCGTCTTCGGCGCCCGTCCCCTGGCCCGCCTCATCCAGGCCGAGATCGGCGACGCCGTCGCTTCCGAGATCCTGTTTGGCCGCCTGGACGGCGGCGGCCGGGTGCGGATCGGCCTGCGCGGCGGCAGGCTGGAACTCAACTACGACTAG
- the aat gene encoding leucyl/phenylalanyl-tRNA--protein transferase: MPVFRLSQQLRFPPPDLSEPDGLLAVGGDLSPPWLLLAYSSGVFPWFNEGDPVLWWSPDPRCVLELSDLQVSRSLARVLRRGEFAVTFDRAFARVVSACAAPRSDLEGTWITAEMEAAYGRLHELGYAHSVECWREGELVGGLYGVCLGRFFFGESMFHSITNASKVAFVALARHLAERGFELLDCQLPTAHLFSLGAREMPRGVFLERLRRGGMEPSCEPLPGDFS; this comes from the coding sequence GTGCCGGTTTTTCGACTGAGCCAACAGCTTCGCTTTCCACCCCCGGACCTCTCCGAGCCCGACGGCCTGCTCGCGGTCGGCGGAGACCTTTCTCCGCCGTGGCTGCTTCTGGCCTATTCCTCCGGCGTTTTCCCCTGGTTCAACGAAGGCGACCCCGTTCTCTGGTGGTCCCCCGATCCCCGCTGCGTTCTTGAACTGTCCGACCTGCAGGTCTCCCGAAGCCTGGCCAGGGTCCTGCGCCGGGGAGAGTTCGCCGTTACCTTCGACCGCGCCTTCGCCCGGGTCGTCAGCGCCTGCGCGGCGCCGCGCTCGGATTTGGAGGGGACCTGGATCACCGCGGAGATGGAGGCCGCTTACGGACGGCTGCACGAGCTGGGCTACGCCCATTCGGTGGAGTGCTGGCGGGAGGGGGAGTTGGTCGGGGGGTTGTACGGGGTCTGCCTGGGACGCTTCTTCTTCGGCGAGTCGATGTTCCACTCGATCACCAACGCTTCAAAGGTCGCCTTCGTGGCGCTGGCCCGGCACCTGGCGGAGCGGGGGTTCGAACTGCTAGACTGCCAGCTGCCGACCGCCCACCTCTTCTCCCTCGGTGCCCGGGAGATGCCCCGGGGCGTATTCCTGGAGCGGCTGCGCCGAGGCGGGATGGAACCCTCTTGCGAGCCCCTGCCGGGCGACTTTTCCTGA